In Phaseolus vulgaris cultivar G19833 chromosome 10, P. vulgaris v2.0, whole genome shotgun sequence, a single genomic region encodes these proteins:
- the LOC137819228 gene encoding protein XRI1, whose product MDYNNNDGGASREPWGWQGANYSLGKTSDFEISEDLWNDVPQNKEDLSYMLDDETTPVKACGDLAYNVNNDDSNNMEKEVEECRETYSQAKRRRMLQFNSQDSDQSLSNEEMSLSYLQNGKEDPVKDIFPEVSQWMSGASDYPIGNASASDYVNLESTETWLAEYFNDAEMDFSPDELNFSGADDVQIDVAELSSTIAPSRQENAVQMQVPRTTRNIIIKGRKSFIHTPTKLASSVAYPFAFIKPSGAHGDVTLKEINQRIRTPAPSKSKQSSDDPSAYPKSAFSGKPVVGKTKIRTEGGKGSITIMRTKG is encoded by the exons ATGGATTATAACAACAATGACGG TGGTGCTAGTAGGGAGCCATGGGGTTGGCAAGGGGCGAATTATAGTCTCGGAAAGACTTCTGACTTTG AAATTTCAGAAGATCTGTGGAATGATGTGCCTCAAAATAAAGAAGATCTTTCGTACATGTTGGATGATGAAACAACCCCAGTTAAGGCTTGTGGTGATTTGGCATATAATGTCAATAATGATG ATTCAAATAATATGGAAAAGGAAGTAGAGGAATGCAGGGAGACTTATTCTCAAGCCAAGAGGCGGCGGATGCTACAGTTCAACAGCCAGGATAGTGATCAATCTCTATCCAATGAAGAGATGTCTTTGTCATATCTTCAAAAT GGGAAAGAGGACCCGGTTAAGGATATTTTTCCGGAAGTGTCACAATGGATGTCAGGGGCATCAG ATTACCCAATAGGAAATGCATCTGCATCTGATTATGTGAACCTGGAATCAACTGAAACGTGGCTCGCGGAATACTTCAATGATGCTGAGATGGATTTCAGTCCTGATGAATT GAATTTTTCCGGGGCAGATGATGTTCAAATTGATGTTGCAG AGCTTAGTTCCACCATCGCACCATCACGTCAAGAAAATGCAGTTCAAATGCAAGTTCCTCGGACCACCCGTAATATTATCATCAAAG GTAGGAAATCTTTTATACATACTCCTACGAAGCTTGCCTCTTCTGTGGCATATCCATTTGCCTTCATTAAACCAAGTGGTGCACATGGAGATGTAACTCTGAAGGAAATAAACCAGCGCATTCGAACACCGGCACCGTCGAAATCGAAGCAAAGTAGTGATGATCCATCTGCTTACCCCAAGTCAGCCTTCTCAGGGAAGCCTGTGGTTGGTAAAACAAAAATTCGCACTGAAGGGGGAAAAGGTAGCATCACCATTATGAGAACTAAAGGTTAG